In Novosphingobium sp. 9U, the genomic stretch AGAATACTGCATCGAAGTTGATCAGCTGGTGCGTGTTCCAAGCAGCTTGAAAAGCCGAAACCAACGGTTCAGCGATTGTCGCCGCTGCGGGATCAATCAAAGGCTTTTCCGAAGTCATCGGTGGCCTGGCAGCGTGGCTAGGTCTCGCCATGCCCGCACCGGCGAAGGCGCTCAATAGCGCTAGGACGAAGGCATGAGTTGAGCGACGCACATCAGTCTCCTACCGCAAAATCGCGCTGCCTTCGAAAGGCGCTGATTGGCACGTTACATGGCAATGACTCGGTTTTGAAGCGGCTGAAAAGGCGACCGCTTTCGAGGCGCCGGATACGCGCTCTGATCGGCGGCTTCGTCGGCAGATTCAGATGTTCGCGATGAGCATGCATATTAGTACCGTGCGCGGTCAGGCACCGGTTTTACTCGTCTCACGCCGCGGCCGGATAGCGCTCGAGCCATGGCGCTATCGCTCTGGTGGAGCTTGTCGAGCCAGTCCAGCGCGCTACTACCTTGCCAAACTGCGTTCACATCCATCCCAGCAGCAGCAAGGCGGTCGAGCCACTCAATCGGTAGCTGGTCGCCAGATCCATTCGATCCAAAGCGTCCCGCAACGAGCAGGACAACGAGCGGCCTGCCGTCCTCCTCTGTGCCGCTCACTGAGGCGCCGGCTTCAAGCAAAAGACCTAACGCGCGAAATTGAGCGGCCATGAGTTGAGCGTTGTGGTCCGTATGTCCGCGCAGCGGACGTTGCGCGGTCGCCACGAGGATTTGCAAGGCCGTGCTTGGTGGCGATCCCGTCCGATGGCCGATGCGGGTGCTCCAAGTCGCGGGGCTGTTGGGATCAGCGCCGCCATCGAGCAACAGGGAAACGATCTGATCAGTCGTCTCGCTGCCGCTCTGTACGGCGGAGCCGAGCGGCGAGTGCCGTGAACCCGGCCCCACGCTTACCGGTGCCTTCATTGCAATGGCTTCGCGGAGTAGGGCTACATTACCCTTGCTTGCGGCTATGTCGAGCATAGCTCTCTTCGCCTCGGCGCCGCTCTCGCTCAGAGCAGCGATCATGTCCGACGAGCCATTCTCGCGAGCTCTCACCAGCAATCGTGCTATTGCCGGCTCATCGTGCTCCTCGCGAAGCATTCGCCTAACTAAAGCCACATGATTGCCCGCGACGGCCGCTTCCATCAAGGGTTGTGGCCAGGGTCGAATGCGCGCCTCGACTTCGGGACGTAGCATCAGAGCGACAATATCGTCGCGTCCGAGTTGCAGCGCGATTTTGAGCGGCACCGTGTGTGCGAAGCCACGCACCGGTGCACATCCGCTCATCGGATCGGCCCCACGTGCGATGAGCCTCCCCGCAGCCTCGGTACGCCCCTGGATTGCCGCCCAGGCGAGCGGGGTAAGGCCGAAATCATCAGCGCGATCGAGTGTCGAGCGATCGGCCTTAGCGATCCATCGCGACATTGCTTGCGGAGCACCTCGCCTCACGGCTTCCGCCAGTGTTCGCGGTTTGTCGGATTCGATCAGGCGCCCCGCGGTCAACAGGCCCGGTTCAAGCAAGCTTCCCCGATGAGCGTTATCTTTGTTTCCAAGATTGCCCATGCAAAGATCGGCATAGGGAAACCGGCCGTCAGCTACGATTGCGCGGTTATAGGCCGCCGCGTAGGGGTGCCAGCGTTGCTCGATCTCGCACCCGTTAGGCGTTGAAGCGCAAGCAGCGATCACGTCGCTGTAGCCTTTCACCGCCAAGGTCAGCGGCGATCGCATCGTCGACGGATGCATGTCGGGAAAGCGACATGACAATCCGATCGGTGAGGTTCCGCCCATCGAACTCGACCAGATCAATCGGAAATCGCCGACCTCGGTTGCATGACGTGCGTCCTTCAAGGGATCGCCAGGTCCCTCCGCAAGACTCCGCTCGATCCGCTGATAGGCCGCGATCTGAGCCGGAGCTTGCGCGCGAACGGCCTCGTCCTCGTAGCGCAGGCACCCGTTCCAATATGCTCGCCGGGCACGGGCTTGTGCCGTCA encodes the following:
- a CDS encoding ankyrin repeat domain-containing protein, with translation MSMVVAAGIVGSAWIGAAAQPSAEVMTAQARARRAYWNGCLRYEDEAVRAQAPAQIAAYQRIERSLAEGPGDPLKDARHATEVGDFRLIWSSSMGGTSPIGLSCRFPDMHPSTMRSPLTLAVKGYSDVIAACASTPNGCEIEQRWHPYAAAYNRAIVADGRFPYADLCMGNLGNKDNAHRGSLLEPGLLTAGRLIESDKPRTLAEAVRRGAPQAMSRWIAKADRSTLDRADDFGLTPLAWAAIQGRTEAAGRLIARGADPMSGCAPVRGFAHTVPLKIALQLGRDDIVALMLRPEVEARIRPWPQPLMEAAVAGNHVALVRRMLREEHDEPAIARLLVRARENGSSDMIAALSESGAEAKRAMLDIAASKGNVALLREAIAMKAPVSVGPGSRHSPLGSAVQSGSETTDQIVSLLLDGGADPNSPATWSTRIGHRTGSPPSTALQILVATAQRPLRGHTDHNAQLMAAQFRALGLLLEAGASVSGTEEDGRPLVVLLVAGRFGSNGSGDQLPIEWLDRLAAAGMDVNAVWQGSSALDWLDKLHQSDSAMARALSGRGVRRVKPVPDRARY